Within Deinococcus seoulensis, the genomic segment CGGGCGTGGCGAGGCGACCTCCCTGAAAGTCCCGGCGCGGTCCGCCGGGGGCCGCCGGGTCACGCTGGAGTTGCAGTTCACGCCGGTCCGGCGCGGGGATCAGGTGTCACGCGTGATGGTCGAGGGCCGCGAGATCACCGGGCAGGTCGAGGCGATGCGTGAGGCGCAGCTGGCCCGCGTGGCGCTCGAAGCCCTGCTGGAGAACGTGCAGGACGGCATCGTGGCCTGCGACGCGCAGGGGAACCTGACGGTCTTCAACCGCATGAGCCGCGAGATGCACGGCCTGGACCGCGCCGACATCGACCCGTCGGAGTGGAGTCGGCACTACGACCTGTTCGAACCGGACGGCGTGACCCCGCTGACGCAGGAGCGCGTGCCGCTGTTCCGGGCGCTGCGCGGCGAACTGGTGCAGGGCGCCGAGATGGTCATCGCGCCGCGCGGCCTGACCCGCCGCACGGTCGTGGCGTCCGGCGGCCCGCTGACCGGCCCGGACGGGCAGGCGCTCGGGGCGGTCGTCGCCATGCACGACATCACGGACCGCAAGCACGCCGAGTCGCGGCTGCGGCACGAGGCGCTGCACGACCGTCTGACCGGCCTGCCGAACCGCTCGCTGCTGAACAGCCTGCTGGAAAAGACCATGCAGCGCTTCGAGCGCGAACCGAACAACCCGTACGCGGTGATGTTCCTGGACCTGGACGACTTCAAGAACGTGAACGACGGGTACGGGCACCTGACCGGCGACCGCCTGCTGCTGGAGACGGCGGCGCGCCTGAAAGACGCCGTGCGCAAGACCGACACCGTGGCCCGCCTGGGCGGCGACGAGTTCGCGGTCCTGCTGGACGCGCCCTGCGACGAGGTGAACGCCCTGCGGGTCGCCGAGCGCCTGCAACGCGCCATGGCCCGCCCGTTCCGGCTGCAACGCGACGAGGTGCGGGTGTCCACGTCCATCGGACTGGCGAACGGGCGGCGCTCGTACACCCGCATCGAGGAGCCGCTGCGCGACGCCGACACCGCCATGTACGTCGCCAAGCGGCGCGGCAAGAACCGCACCGTGCTGTTCGAGCAGTCCATGCACGATCAGGCGCAGGAGCGGGTGGATACCGAACGGCAACTGCGCGAGGCGCTGCGTGACGGGCAGTTCCGGCTGCACTACCAGCCGGTCATGGAGCTGGCCTCGGGACGCTGCGTGGGGTTCGAGGCGCTGGTGCGCTGGCAGCACCCGTCGCGCGGCCTGCTGGGGCCCGGCGCGTTCCTGGAAGTCGCCGAGCGCAGCGGCCTGATCGTGCCGCTGGGCGCGTGGGTGCTGCGCGAGGCGCAGCGGCAACTCCTGGAATGGCAGGACGATCCGCAGCTGGCGCACCTGCTGGTGTCCGTGAACCTCAGCGGTCAGCAGTTGCAGGTCGAGGCGGGCAGCCCGGACGACCTGCTGGCCATGACCTTCCCGGCGGGCCTGCACCTGGAAATCACCGAGACCAGTCTGGTGGACACGCCCGAGGCCATGCGGACCATGCGCGCCCTGCACCGCCGGGGCGTGCCGCTGATGCTGGACGATTTCGGGACGGGCTTCGCGTCGCTGGCCGCCGCGCAGCGGTTCCCGGTGGACACCCTGAAGATCGACCGGAGTTTCGTGGCGCCGCTGCCCGGCGACGGTGACGACCGGCACTCGGCGATCGTGGCGAGCGTGGTCACGCTGGCGCGGCACATGAACATGCGGGTGGTGGCCGAGGGCGTGGAAACGCTGGAGCAGGCGCGGGCCGTGCAGGACCTGGGCTGCCGTTTCGCGCAGGGGTTCCTGTTCGCCCGCCCGGCCGACGCCGAGGTGGCCGGCGCCTTCGCGCGCGCGCACCTGTGATACGGGCGCCCCGCGCCATCTGTCCGCCCCTCCCCCATCCGGGGGGGCGGCACCTGCGGCAGACGGGCGGGGTGGGGTGTGAAACAGTGCGGGTACTGAACTGGTAATGACCCCTTTTCCGCCCAGCCGCCTGCTCACGCCGCCATTCCCGCCGCGCCCGGAGTCCCGCCGTGTCCCTGCCCCTGCTGCCTCAACTCTTCATGAATTTCAGTGTGCTGGTCACGCTGACGTTCGTGCTGAGCCTGACGTACCGCTCGTGGCCGCCGCCGCCGGGCTGGCATCTCAAGAGCCTGCGGCTGGGGTTGACGCTGGTCTCGACGGTGGCGCTGCACCTGCTCTCGCCGTCCCTGCCGGGCGGCATTCACCTGGACCTGTCGCTGGTGCCGGTGGTCATGATGGTGCTGCGGTACGGGGTGGGCAGCGGCCTGCTGATCGGCCTTCCGGCGGCGCTGCTGCCACTGCTGGCGGCGGGCGGCGACGCGGCGCCGATGCCGGGCGTGGCGCTGTCCCTGATGAACCTGCTGCTGGTGGGCGGCCTGACGCACCTGTTCCGCTGGACCCTGGACATGAGCGACCCGCACGGTTCGCTGCACCGGCACGCCTGGGTGGGCGCGCTGATCTTCGTGCCGTACAACCTGGGGCTGGCGCTCCTGCCGGGCGGCGCGGACCTGTTGCAGTCCACGTACCTGCTGACCCTGGCGTTTCACGTGCTGGGCTTCTGGGCGGCGGCCAGCATGATCACGGGCCGGGTGTCCCTGTTGCAGAGCACCGACACGTACCGCGAGCAGGCGCACCGTGACGCCCTGTCGGGCCTGCCGAACCGCCGTCAGTTCGAACTGGACCTGCCGTTCACCACGCCCGGCGACGCACTGCTGCTGATCGACGTGGATCACTTCAAGCAGGTGAACGACCGTTTCGGGCATCCGGTCGGGGATGAGGTGCTGCGCGCCATCGGCGAGGCGCTGGCCGGAACGTTGCGGGGCCGGGACCGCGCCTACCGGTACGGCGGCGAGGAGTTCGCGGTGATTCTGCGGCGCGTCTCGCCGGAACGCATTGAGGAGGTCGCGCACCGCCTGCGTGAACTGATTGCCGCCATTCCCTTCCCGGCGCCGCTGGAGCACGTGACCGTCTCGGTGGGGGGTGCGCCGTTCGGGCCGTGGTCCCGTACCCGGACCCTCTGGGACGCGGACGAGGCGCTGTACCGGGTCAAGCAGGAGGGCCGTAACGGCGTGCGCGTCAATCCGTTCAATCCGGAGCGTCCGCCGGTGCCGGAACGCCGTGCCAGGACGACCTGCCTGGAACAGCTGAACCGCTGACCCGGACCGGGGCACCCACCCGGACCCCGATGCCCCCGGAGGCCCCCACTACCTAAAAATGGTGCCAACCTCACTCATGTTCTGAGCCGCGCATTGGACCAAGATGAGAGTCACCGGAAGAATCACGCTGGCAGCCCCTGGCAGACCGTGAAAGGACTGTCGGCGCGCACGCCCGCCCGTTCCGCCCCGTACCGCCCCCGCTCGCACCGCCCCCGGATTCCCGCAGACTGCTGTTCCGTTCACCTTCCCCCACCTGCCGCCCGACAAGGAATCCTTCCCCTGATGAGTGCCCACCCCCCGACAGTCCGTCCGGCCACGCCGCCGCTTTTGCGTGCAGGCCGGTGGCAGGGCGCGTGACCGGCCCGCTGCGCCGCCGCTGGTGGTGGACCGGCCCGGACGGCCCCGGCCAGTCGTTGCGGGTGCAGGTGGCGCTGCTGCTGGCCGCGTTGATCCTGCCGACCCTGCTGATGGTCCTGACGGTCATTCCGGGCGTGATCGTGCAGCGGTTCGCGCAGATCGAGCGGGATCAGGTGAGTCAGTACACCCGCATCGCGCAGGAGGACCTGAACACCGAGGAACGCCGCGTGGGACTGTTCGTCCTGAACTTCAGCCAGTGGACCGAGACCTTCGAGTTCGCGGCCGGACGCAACGCGACCTTCCCGGCGCAGGTGATGGTGCCGAGCACCTTCACGGGCGGGCGGGTGGATTACGCCGGGATCATGTCCCCGCAGGGCACGCTGATGGCGGCCGCTGCCATGCAGGGCGACGCCGTCGTGGACGCAGAGGCGCTGGTCAGCACCCTGATGGGCACCCTGCCGCGCACCCTGCCCCCGGACGGCGTGTCCGGAACGGTGCAGGTGGCGGGCCGCCCGTACCTGCTGGCCGCGCGGACCATCACCCGTGACGACGGCAGCGGGAGCGGCGGCGTGATGCTGTTCGCCCGCGCCCTGAACGCCCAGGCGCTGGGCGCCCTGATGCACGCCGAGAAGACCTTCACCGCCCGCCTGGGCGCCCTGCCGACCGCCGGGCAGGAGGCCCTGACCTTCGCGCCGGGCGTCGTGACGGTCGCCTCGCCGCTGAGCGCACCCGACGGTCCCCCGCAACTGGCGCTGCAACTGAGCATCCCGCGCGACATGTACCGCGCCGGGCAGGCGACCGTGCTGCAACTGAAGGTCGTGGCCGTGCTGATCACGCTGGAACGCCCGTTCGCGCTGCGTGAAGGTGAGGTCACCCTGAAACTCGTGGCGGGGTTCTCGCAGTCGGCGTACCCGGTGCCGTTCACGGCGCTGCTGCGTCAGGCGTTCCTGGCGTTGCAGCACGCCATGGACCGCAACGAGCACCTGGGCGTGTTCAACGAGGACATGCTGCGCCGCAGCCAGTACGGGCACACCCTGGAAACGCAGTTGCAGGGCGCCGTCTCCCGCCAGGAACTGTCCCTGATGTACCAGCCGATCAGTGACGTGCTGACCGGCCAGTGGGTGTCCCTGGAGGCCCTGATGCGCTGGCAGCACCCGCAGCTGGGCGTCGTGCCGCCCGGCACGTTCATTCCGGTGGCCGAGCGCAGCGGGCAGATCTACCAGCTGGGCGAATGGGCGCTACAGACGGCCGCGCGTGAGATCGAGCAGGCCCGCGCCCTGTGGCCCGGCGCGCACGTGAACGTGAACGTCAGTCCGCTGCAACTGCTGATGCCGGACTTCGCCGAGCGGGCGCTGGGCACCCTGGCCGCCCTGAACGTCCCGCCGACCCTGCTGACCTTCGAGGTCACGGAAAGTACCGTCATGCAGAACGTGGAACTCGCCTGCCGTCACCTGGCGCGCCTGCGGGAGGCGGGCGTGCGGATCGCGCTGGACGACTTCGGCAGCGGGCACTCCAGCCTGTCCCTGCTGACGGAACTGCCGCTGGACGTCGTGAAACTCGACCGGTCGTTCCTGCGTGACGGCGTGCAGGACACGGCGCGCGGGGCGCTGCTGCGCAACACCATCCGCCTCGCGCGGGACCTGAACCTCACGACGGTCGCCGAGGGCGTCGAGGACGCCGGAATGCTGGCCCGCCTGCGCGAACTGGGCTGCGATTACGCGCAGGGGTACCACATCTCCCGCCCGGACTACCTAGAGGACCTGCTGTCCCTGCGCACCTGACCCGGACTCCGGTTGGATGGGCTGCAAAGACCGTTCAATCGGAGTCCGTATGAGCCGCCTGCGAGCTATTCCAGGGCGCCCAGTCCGGTCAGGTGACGGCCGGCGATCAGGGTGTGGATGTCGTGCGTGCCCTCGTAGGTGTCCACGGTTTCGAGGTTCAGCATGTGCCGGATGACCGGGTACTCGGTGGTGATGCCGTTCCCGCCGTGCAGTTCGCGGGCCAGTCGGGCGCCCTGGAGGGCCACGCGCACGTTGTTGCGTTTGGCGTAGCTGACCTGCGCGAAGTTCATGCGCCCGGCGTCTTTCAGGGTGCCCAGCCGCCATGCCAGCAGCGTGCCGAGGCTGTGGTCGGTCGCCATGCGCACCAGTTTGTCCTGCACGAGTTGCCGCGCCGCGATGGGTTTCCCGAAGGTCGTGCGGCTGCCCGTGTAGTCCAGGGTGGCCTGTAACACGGCTTCCAGGGCGCCCATTGCGCCCCACGCGATCCCGAAACGGGCGGAGGTCAGGCAGGACAGCGGGCTTTTCAGGCCGTCACTGCCGGGCAGCAGGTTCGCGGCCGGAATGCGGCAGTCCTGCAACACGATCTCGCCGGTCACGCTGGCGCGCAGGCTCATCTTGCGGTGGATGGGCGGCGCACTGAAGCCCGGCGTGTCGGTCGGGACGATGAAGCCCCGCACCACGCCGCCGTCGTCCTTGGCCCATACGACGGCCACGTCCGCCTCGGGGCTGTTGGTGATCCACATCTTGTTGCCGTTCAGGACCCAGTGGTCGCCGTCGCGGCGGGCGCGGGTGCGCATGGCGCCGGGGTCGCTGCCGCCGTCCGGTTCGGTCAGGCCGAAACAGCCGATCAGTTCGCCGGATGCCAGTCCGGGGAGCCAGCGGCGCCGCTGCTCGTCGCTGCCGTAGGTGAAGATCGGGAACATGACCAGGCTGCCCTGGACGCTCGCGGCGCTGCGCAGGCCGCTGTCCACGCGTTCGAGTTCGTACATCATCGCGCCGTACGCGCTGTACGTCACGCCGGCCCCGCCGTACTCCTCGGGCACGGTGGGGCCCAGCAGGCCCATCTCGCCGAAGCGGCGCATGACGCTGCGCACCGGCAGCGAACCGTCGTCCCACCAGGCCGCCACCTCGGGCATCAGTTCCGCGTCGCAGAACCCCCTCACACTTTCACGAACCAGTCGTTCCTCTGCCGACAGCAACTCATGCACACCGAATTCATCGAACATACGCACCTCGGCCGGACCCGGCACGCGCGGAGCGCGCCGCCCGCCATCACATCAGAATTTGAGAAGCACAGTCTACGCGCTTCGGCCCGGCAGGTTCTGCACGCGCCCACACGGGCACGGCCCGGAACGCAGTGGTCCGGGCCGGGGTTCATACGGATTCCGTTTGTTTCGCCTTCCACCCGGAAGGGCGCCGGGTTGCCAACTCCACGTCCGGAGGGGCGCTTCTCTCCTTCTCACATCCGCTCGGATTGAATGGCCTTTGCAGTCCATTCAATCGGAGTCCGTATCAGGTGGGGGTGATGGTCAGGCGGGGATGTGGGTGGGGGTGATCACGTCGTCTGCGTGCCGCTGGTAGGACTGGACGCCGAGGGTGACGGCGGTGATCAGGATGGACAGGGCGGCGCCTGCCAGTGCGGCGGGCAGGTGCAGGCCGATCAGCAGGCAGGCGCCGAGCGTGAGGGCCGCCGTGATGATGAAGTGCGCCACGCGGCGCCGGAGGGACAGCAGGACACAGTTGAGAAGGTACGGGGTGCGTCTGGAGGAGGTGGAAGATGAAGGCACGCCCAAGAGTGACACAGTGTCAGTCCCGGCGCGAGCGCATCTGCCCGCCTGCACAGACAGCCAGGGACGCCAGGGGAACGCCGACCCGGCCGATCAGATAAGCGTCAGGTACGGAAGACGGCTCCGTCCGGGTAGTCACGGCGGAACAACTCCACGAGTTCCGAGACCTGCCCGGCACTGACCGACGAGGACAGCAGGAACGTCCAGGTGTTGTCCGGA encodes:
- a CDS encoding GGDEF domain-containing protein; amino-acid sequence: MSLPLLPQLFMNFSVLVTLTFVLSLTYRSWPPPPGWHLKSLRLGLTLVSTVALHLLSPSLPGGIHLDLSLVPVVMMVLRYGVGSGLLIGLPAALLPLLAAGGDAAPMPGVALSLMNLLLVGGLTHLFRWTLDMSDPHGSLHRHAWVGALIFVPYNLGLALLPGGADLLQSTYLLTLAFHVLGFWAAASMITGRVSLLQSTDTYREQAHRDALSGLPNRRQFELDLPFTTPGDALLLIDVDHFKQVNDRFGHPVGDEVLRAIGEALAGTLRGRDRAYRYGGEEFAVILRRVSPERIEEVAHRLRELIAAIPFPAPLEHVTVSVGGAPFGPWSRTRTLWDADEALYRVKQEGRNGVRVNPFNPERPPVPERRARTTCLEQLNR
- a CDS encoding EAL domain-containing protein, producing the protein MTGPLRRRWWWTGPDGPGQSLRVQVALLLAALILPTLLMVLTVIPGVIVQRFAQIERDQVSQYTRIAQEDLNTEERRVGLFVLNFSQWTETFEFAAGRNATFPAQVMVPSTFTGGRVDYAGIMSPQGTLMAAAAMQGDAVVDAEALVSTLMGTLPRTLPPDGVSGTVQVAGRPYLLAARTITRDDGSGSGGVMLFARALNAQALGALMHAEKTFTARLGALPTAGQEALTFAPGVVTVASPLSAPDGPPQLALQLSIPRDMYRAGQATVLQLKVVAVLITLERPFALREGEVTLKLVAGFSQSAYPVPFTALLRQAFLALQHAMDRNEHLGVFNEDMLRRSQYGHTLETQLQGAVSRQELSLMYQPISDVLTGQWVSLEALMRWQHPQLGVVPPGTFIPVAERSGQIYQLGEWALQTAAREIEQARALWPGAHVNVNVSPLQLLMPDFAERALGTLAALNVPPTLLTFEVTESTVMQNVELACRHLARLREAGVRIALDDFGSGHSSLSLLTELPLDVVKLDRSFLRDGVQDTARGALLRNTIRLARDLNLTTVAEGVEDAGMLARLRELGCDYAQGYHISRPDYLEDLLSLRT
- a CDS encoding putative bifunctional diguanylate cyclase/phosphodiesterase; the protein is MTSSPGDVPDLLDALRPLLSAAGISEALLRQVLTTGQLTPPVTPTAEETMRESLGALSELHRHLASLKAERDELRESFDLASRFQVVLTPHGRLIDVNGTTVQAGQTPREELLNRPLWDAPWWPRDPEHRGALREAVARAGRGEATSLKVPARSAGGRRVTLELQFTPVRRGDQVSRVMVEGREITGQVEAMREAQLARVALEALLENVQDGIVACDAQGNLTVFNRMSREMHGLDRADIDPSEWSRHYDLFEPDGVTPLTQERVPLFRALRGELVQGAEMVIAPRGLTRRTVVASGGPLTGPDGQALGAVVAMHDITDRKHAESRLRHEALHDRLTGLPNRSLLNSLLEKTMQRFEREPNNPYAVMFLDLDDFKNVNDGYGHLTGDRLLLETAARLKDAVRKTDTVARLGGDEFAVLLDAPCDEVNALRVAERLQRAMARPFRLQRDEVRVSTSIGLANGRRSYTRIEEPLRDADTAMYVAKRRGKNRTVLFEQSMHDQAQERVDTERQLREALRDGQFRLHYQPVMELASGRCVGFEALVRWQHPSRGLLGPGAFLEVAERSGLIVPLGAWVLREAQRQLLEWQDDPQLAHLLVSVNLSGQQLQVEAGSPDDLLAMTFPAGLHLEITETSLVDTPEAMRTMRALHRRGVPLMLDDFGTGFASLAAAQRFPVDTLKIDRSFVAPLPGDGDDRHSAIVASVVTLARHMNMRVVAEGVETLEQARAVQDLGCRFAQGFLFARPADAEVAGAFARAHL
- a CDS encoding acyl-CoA dehydrogenase family protein — translated: MFDEFGVHELLSAEERLVRESVRGFCDAELMPEVAAWWDDGSLPVRSVMRRFGEMGLLGPTVPEEYGGAGVTYSAYGAMMYELERVDSGLRSAASVQGSLVMFPIFTYGSDEQRRRWLPGLASGELIGCFGLTEPDGGSDPGAMRTRARRDGDHWVLNGNKMWITNSPEADVAVVWAKDDGGVVRGFIVPTDTPGFSAPPIHRKMSLRASVTGEIVLQDCRIPAANLLPGSDGLKSPLSCLTSARFGIAWGAMGALEAVLQATLDYTGSRTTFGKPIAARQLVQDKLVRMATDHSLGTLLAWRLGTLKDAGRMNFAQVSYAKRNNVRVALQGARLARELHGGNGITTEYPVIRHMLNLETVDTYEGTHDIHTLIAGRHLTGLGALE